One window of Microcoleus vaginatus PCC 9802 genomic DNA carries:
- a CDS encoding transposase, which translates to MVGIKPFYRGSKVTVIGGISLKKFMAVMTMNDSMDEPALAVFIEKFFCPQLWSEAVVVMDNLPAHKLTSIVPLIESVGASVICLFPSSPDFNPIEMWCSQLKSFLRRLAPKTPAMIDRSIAVALNKHES; encoded by the coding sequence TTGGTCGGAATCAAGCCATTTTATCGAGGCTCTAAAGTCACAGTTATTGGCGGAATTAGCCTGAAGAAATTTATGGCAGTAATGACAATGAATGATTCTATGGACGAGCCAGCATTGGCCGTATTTATTGAGAAGTTTTTCTGCCCTCAATTATGGTCAGAAGCGGTAGTAGTGATGGATAATTTACCAGCTCATAAACTCACCTCAATTGTACCACTGATTGAAAGCGTAGGTGCAAGTGTTATTTGTTTATTCCCCTCGTCTCCCGATTTTAATCCTATTGAAATGTGGTGCTCACAGCTTAAATCGTTTTTGCGAAGATTGGCTCCCAAGACCCCAGCAATGATTGATAGGAGCATAGCAGTTGCCCTCAACAAACATGAATCCTAA
- a CDS encoding tetratricopeptide repeat protein — protein sequence MDSNLLIIYLSVLLAILGSTSWFVVRQILKTRKLEMSLERLENKLTVEKGTAQEYYELGSIYLDKKLYSQAIVLFQKALKAKDLEGEENQAVIYNALGFAHFGQEQYDIAIRHYKEALKLQPEYVTSLNNLGHAYERKKLTAQALEIYEQALASDPDNTTAKQRVESLRKRLVIYN from the coding sequence ATGGATAGTAATTTGCTCATTATTTACTTGTCAGTCCTGCTCGCTATACTCGGCAGCACTTCCTGGTTTGTGGTGCGCCAGATTCTCAAAACTCGGAAGCTGGAAATGTCTCTGGAACGCTTAGAAAATAAGCTGACAGTAGAAAAAGGAACAGCACAGGAATACTACGAATTAGGAAGTATCTATCTAGATAAGAAGCTTTACTCCCAGGCGATCGTATTGTTTCAAAAAGCCCTGAAAGCCAAAGACTTAGAAGGCGAAGAAAATCAAGCTGTTATTTACAACGCCCTCGGTTTTGCACACTTTGGCCAAGAACAGTACGACATCGCAATCCGCCACTACAAAGAAGCCCTGAAGTTACAGCCCGAATACGTTACATCTCTCAATAATCTGGGTCACGCCTACGAGCGCAAGAAATTAACAGCTCAAGCCTTGGAAATTTACGAACAAGCTCTCGCCTCCGATCCAGACAATACCACGGCCAAACAGCGAGTAGAGTCGCTCCGGAAGCGTTTGGTAATCTATAATTGA
- a CDS encoding chemotaxis protein CheC: MKLSTRQLDALQELVNIGIGQAAGVLNDMIDSPIRLQIPYLQILTPIDVEEELEQHLNGEQIAAVQLKFTGSFGGIAQLVFPTNSAALLVTMLTGEEVGTHDLDSVKIGTLSEVGNIVINGVMGAISNVLQQRLNYSIPTYSEGTIANLLISGGLATDTVVLLAQTSFMIERLHIEGDIILIFNVNSFDTLLTAINQLAGGL; encoded by the coding sequence ATGAAATTAAGCACTCGACAGCTCGATGCTTTGCAGGAACTCGTCAACATCGGGATCGGTCAAGCCGCAGGGGTTTTGAACGACATGATCGACTCCCCGATTCGCTTGCAAATCCCCTACCTTCAAATCCTGACTCCCATCGACGTGGAAGAAGAGTTAGAGCAGCACCTCAACGGCGAGCAAATTGCCGCTGTCCAGCTTAAATTCACAGGCTCCTTTGGAGGCATTGCCCAGCTAGTCTTTCCCACCAACAGCGCTGCCCTGCTGGTGACAATGCTTACAGGCGAAGAAGTTGGAACTCACGATCTCGATTCAGTCAAAATTGGTACGCTGAGTGAAGTGGGAAATATTGTAATTAATGGGGTCATGGGTGCAATCAGCAACGTACTTCAGCAGCGCCTGAACTACTCAATTCCCACTTATAGCGAAGGGACGATTGCTAATTTGCTGATATCTGGCGGTTTAGCTACTGATACAGTTGTTTTATTAGCCCAGACCAGTTTCATGATTGAAAGGCTTCACATTGAAGGAGATATCATTCTTATTTTCAATGTTAATTCCTTTGACACCTTGTTGACTGCTATCAATCAACTTGCCGGGGGTCTATGA
- a CDS encoding hybrid sensor histidine kinase/response regulator, which yields MPDLLSTFFSNNFIPHGHCYLWKPGLVWLHLTSDALTTLAYFSVAVAIVYFTSKRKDLPAHTVILLVGFFFIFALCGTTHLMGIVTLWHPIYWVSGLIKAVTGAWSFYTFTFLLIPLIPVALDTPSPAQLALTNQELEESRRRIQAINVELEQRVQERTSQLEASNRTKDELLMREQIIRAEAEAANRAKDEFLSILSHELRTPLNAILGWSTMLRQKHLSEDKVARALETIERNAKSQAQLIEDILDISRIITGKLRLRVRPVNLVSVIESAIESVHLAAEAKSIRLQSVLDSEAGPLLGDADRLQQVVWNLLSNALKFTPKDGRVQILLQRVNSHVEITVSDTGAGISSDFLPFVFDRFSQHDSTTTRSYGGLGLGLAIVRQLVELHGGTVTVVSPGIGQGTTFTVKLPVMIIHLPPSAPEPLNSLVEAKGRFQASPTLEGLQILVVEDEADALELLSTILEKYGAEVMAVASVKEALTIIETATDRRIDVLVSDIGMPDEDGYSLIHQLRQLEAQRGGRLPAIALTAYARNDDRQQALLAGFQMHLTKPVDAAELVAVVASLTGRTSRC from the coding sequence ATGCCTGACCTCTTGAGCACCTTCTTTTCTAATAATTTCATTCCTCACGGGCATTGTTACCTCTGGAAACCGGGGTTAGTCTGGCTGCACTTAACGTCCGATGCCTTGACTACCCTCGCTTATTTCTCGGTGGCGGTTGCCATTGTTTACTTTACGAGTAAGCGTAAGGATCTGCCTGCCCACACCGTGATACTGCTGGTGGGTTTCTTTTTTATCTTTGCCTTATGTGGCACGACCCACCTGATGGGAATAGTGACACTTTGGCACCCCATTTATTGGGTTTCAGGACTGATCAAAGCTGTCACTGGTGCTTGGTCTTTCTATACGTTCACCTTTTTACTGATTCCCTTAATTCCAGTGGCACTCGATACGCCCAGTCCAGCTCAACTTGCCCTTACAAACCAGGAACTAGAAGAGAGTCGCCGCCGTATCCAAGCGATTAATGTGGAGCTAGAGCAACGGGTGCAAGAACGCACTTCCCAACTCGAAGCGTCTAATCGCACCAAAGACGAATTATTGATGCGTGAACAAATAATTCGGGCAGAGGCAGAGGCAGCTAACCGTGCCAAGGATGAGTTTCTCTCGATTCTTTCTCATGAACTCAGAACTCCTCTCAACGCGATCTTAGGGTGGTCAACGATGTTACGGCAAAAACACCTGAGTGAGGATAAGGTGGCGCGCGCTTTGGAGACGATCGAGCGAAACGCGAAGTCTCAAGCCCAGCTCATCGAAGACATCCTTGATATTTCTCGCATTATCACGGGTAAACTGCGCCTCCGAGTCCGTCCTGTCAACCTCGTGTCGGTGATTGAATCGGCGATTGAGTCTGTACACTTGGCGGCTGAGGCAAAGTCAATTCGCCTGCAAAGCGTACTCGATTCTGAAGCTGGCCCGCTCTTGGGTGATGCCGATAGGTTGCAGCAAGTTGTGTGGAATCTACTTTCTAACGCCCTCAAATTTACGCCTAAAGACGGGCGAGTCCAGATTCTTTTGCAGCGGGTTAATTCCCATGTTGAAATTACTGTCAGCGACACTGGAGCAGGCATCAGCTCCGATTTTCTACCGTTTGTCTTCGATCGCTTCAGCCAGCACGACAGCACGACTACTCGCAGTTATGGGGGGTTGGGTTTAGGGTTAGCCATTGTGCGTCAATTAGTTGAATTACATGGCGGGACTGTAACGGTAGTGAGTCCAGGGATAGGACAGGGGACGACCTTTACAGTCAAACTGCCCGTGATGATTATCCATCTACCACCCAGCGCTCCAGAGCCATTAAACTCGCTCGTCGAGGCGAAGGGGAGATTTCAGGCCTCGCCGACCCTTGAGGGCTTACAAATCTTAGTGGTAGAGGACGAGGCTGACGCGCTAGAGTTGCTGAGCACGATTCTCGAAAAGTATGGTGCTGAGGTCATGGCTGTGGCTTCGGTCAAGGAGGCCTTGACCATTATCGAAACCGCAACCGATCGCAGGATCGATGTTTTAGTGAGCGATATTGGGATGCCGGATGAGGATGGCTACTCCCTGATCCACCAGTTGCGTCAACTTGAAGCGCAGCGGGGCGGTAGGCTACCGGCGATCGCGCTGACGGCTTATGCCCGGAATGATGATCGTCAGCAGGCACTATTAGCAGGTTTTCAGATGCATTTGACCAAACCCGTAGATGCTGCCGAGTTAGTGGCGGTGGTGGCCAGCCTCACCGGGCGTACAAGCAGGTGCTAA
- the rpmI gene encoding 50S ribosomal protein L35, with protein sequence MPKLKTRKAAAKRFRATGSGKIVRRKAYKSHLLQHKSSARKSRLSKLVVIDETNDANVRLMLPYL encoded by the coding sequence ATGCCAAAACTCAAAACTCGCAAAGCAGCCGCAAAGCGCTTTAGAGCGACCGGCAGCGGTAAGATTGTGCGCCGCAAAGCTTACAAAAGCCACTTGCTACAGCACAAAAGTTCAGCTCGCAAAAGCCGTCTCTCTAAGCTGGTCGTCATCGACGAGACCAACGATGCTAACGTGCGGTTAATGCTTCCATACTTGTAA
- a CDS encoding M42 family peptidase → MLEFDRLFQTIEELVMLHSPSGAESEINQRLMEKFAALGVNAWLDRADNAIALIKGRNPEKSIAITAHKDEIGALVKTIGESGRVEVRRLGGAFPWVYGEGVVDLLGDKQTISGILSFGSRHVSHESPQKAQQEDVSLKWENAWIETKCTAEELAEAGIRPGTRMVVGKHRKRPLRLKDWIASYTLDNKASVAILLALAECLKEPAVNVYLVASAKEEVGAIGALYFTQRQPLDALIALEICPLAPEYPIRDSENPVLLVQDGYGVYDEGLNAQLRAAATAADVEVQLAVISGFGSDASIAMKFGHVARAACLAFPTQNTHGFEIAHLGAIGNCVAILKAYCDELWDD, encoded by the coding sequence ATGTTAGAGTTCGATCGCCTGTTCCAAACAATCGAAGAATTAGTAATGCTGCACTCACCCAGCGGTGCGGAGTCGGAAATTAACCAGCGGTTGATGGAAAAATTCGCCGCCCTGGGAGTGAATGCTTGGCTCGATCGCGCGGATAATGCGATCGCCCTAATTAAGGGCCGCAATCCCGAAAAGTCGATCGCCATTACCGCCCACAAAGACGAAATTGGCGCCCTAGTTAAAACAATAGGCGAGAGTGGCCGCGTGGAAGTCCGCAGATTGGGGGGCGCATTTCCTTGGGTTTACGGCGAAGGCGTGGTGGATTTGCTCGGAGACAAGCAAACAATTAGCGGCATTCTCAGCTTCGGTTCCCGCCATGTTTCTCACGAATCTCCTCAGAAAGCTCAGCAGGAAGATGTTTCTTTAAAGTGGGAAAATGCCTGGATCGAAACTAAGTGTACCGCCGAGGAATTAGCCGAGGCCGGAATTCGACCGGGCACGCGGATGGTGGTGGGAAAGCACCGCAAGCGCCCGCTGCGGTTAAAGGATTGGATCGCCAGCTACACTCTTGACAACAAGGCTTCAGTGGCGATTTTGCTGGCTCTGGCGGAATGTTTGAAAGAGCCTGCGGTGAATGTTTACTTGGTAGCGTCGGCGAAGGAGGAGGTTGGAGCGATCGGAGCTTTGTATTTCACCCAGCGCCAGCCGTTGGACGCGCTGATCGCTTTGGAAATTTGCCCTCTAGCACCGGAATACCCGATTCGTGACAGCGAAAACCCGGTTTTGCTGGTTCAGGACGGCTACGGAGTCTACGATGAAGGATTAAACGCCCAATTGCGCGCAGCAGCCACAGCAGCCGATGTAGAGGTGCAGTTGGCGGTAATTAGCGGTTTTGGGAGCGATGCTTCGATCGCCATGAAGTTCGGCCACGTAGCCCGCGCCGCTTGTTTGGCTTTCCCCACCCAGAACACCCACGGCTTTGAAATTGCTCATCTCGGGGCGATCGGCAATTGCGTCGCCATCCTCAAAGCCTACTGTGACGAGCTTTGGGACGACTAG
- a CDS encoding diguanylate cyclase, with protein sequence MIEESKSIKEKFGVLDSVPVGACLLQDDFVVLFWNTCLEEWTKIPRSQILGTKITTHFPHLSQLKYATRFKQIFAGGPPTIFSSQIHKHLIPATWQDGQQRIQQTTVTAVPAQEAGIEEQEIRDWVLRTLELESDGTVGVGSPRSAFLSRESAPSASSSIWPGVNSPSFYALLVIQDVTDLTHRIQAYRTMRDQALEEVQVRQRVEEELRSSQHFIQQIADAAPYLLYIYDLTEQRNVYVNGQASKLLGYTPQEILQMQTALYSSLVYPEDLPKLKAHQQKFPSTQDGHILELEYRLKHRSGEWRWFRCRDQVFARTADGCPKQIFGTAQDITEYKRAEEALRQQNERELLMATITQHIRQSLDLGEVLSTTVTEVRQFLQADRVMIVRFNPCTGSLCAGPATGAVTVESVAPNCPPMLGETLENFCFDQFYLEAYQHRAIRPIADVLAADLPQYQIDLLAQFAVRAYLVVPLVQGDELWGLLMAHQCSPRQWMQLEVELLSSLATQLAIAIKQAELYQQLQAANLKLERLATLDELTQLANRRRFDQYLEMEWRRQAREQTPLSLILCDIDSFKSYNDTYGHPGGDECLRQVAAAIGNAVSRPADLVARYGGEEFAVILPNTAIQGAVMVAEHIQLKIAALQLPHAGSQVSPYVTMSLGVASIVPASESGAEILIAAADQALYQAKRLGRARIQLYQPDPAGKANGTGTSILPVDFSIPNTNLPSPTSA encoded by the coding sequence ATGATTGAGGAGAGCAAAAGTATTAAGGAAAAGTTTGGGGTTCTCGACAGCGTACCAGTCGGCGCCTGCTTGCTGCAAGATGATTTTGTGGTGCTGTTTTGGAACACTTGTCTGGAAGAGTGGACTAAAATTCCCCGCAGCCAAATATTGGGAACAAAGATCACAACCCATTTTCCTCACCTGAGTCAGTTAAAGTATGCCACTCGCTTCAAGCAAATCTTTGCAGGAGGCCCGCCAACAATTTTTTCTTCTCAAATTCACAAACACCTGATTCCGGCAACTTGGCAAGACGGCCAGCAGCGAATTCAGCAAACTACTGTAACTGCTGTGCCGGCCCAAGAGGCTGGCATAGAAGAACAGGAGATTAGAGACTGGGTTCTCCGTACTCTTGAGTTGGAATCAGACGGTACTGTCGGAGTCGGATCACCAAGAAGTGCTTTTTTGTCTAGGGAATCTGCACCCTCAGCTTCGTCATCAATATGGCCGGGGGTCAATTCCCCATCGTTCTACGCGCTGCTGGTGATTCAAGACGTGACCGACCTCACCCATCGCATCCAAGCTTACCGCACAATGCGGGATCAAGCTTTGGAAGAAGTGCAAGTGCGTCAGCGGGTAGAGGAAGAATTGCGATCGAGCCAGCATTTCATCCAGCAGATTGCTGACGCGGCGCCTTATTTGCTCTACATATACGATTTGACCGAACAGCGAAACGTCTACGTCAACGGTCAAGCTTCTAAATTGCTGGGCTACACTCCCCAAGAAATTTTACAGATGCAAACTGCTTTGTATTCCAGTTTGGTGTACCCAGAAGATTTGCCGAAGCTCAAAGCCCACCAGCAAAAATTTCCCTCGACCCAAGACGGGCATATTTTGGAGTTGGAGTATCGCCTCAAACATCGATCGGGCGAATGGCGCTGGTTTCGCTGCCGCGACCAAGTTTTCGCCCGCACAGCCGACGGCTGCCCCAAACAAATTTTCGGCACCGCTCAAGATATCACCGAGTACAAGCGGGCAGAAGAGGCGCTGCGGCAGCAGAACGAACGAGAACTGCTGATGGCGACGATTACTCAGCACATCCGCCAGTCTCTGGATTTGGGCGAAGTGCTCAGCACGACAGTGACAGAAGTGCGTCAGTTCCTTCAGGCCGATCGAGTGATGATCGTCCGCTTCAACCCCTGTACAGGCAGTCTCTGCGCCGGCCCGGCGACGGGGGCGGTGACAGTGGAATCTGTAGCTCCCAACTGCCCGCCGATGTTGGGGGAAACCCTGGAAAATTTCTGTTTTGACCAGTTCTATCTCGAAGCGTACCAACATCGAGCTATCCGACCGATCGCTGATGTCTTGGCCGCCGATTTGCCACAATATCAAATTGACTTGCTCGCACAATTCGCGGTGAGAGCTTATTTGGTAGTGCCTTTAGTGCAAGGAGACGAGTTGTGGGGGCTGCTGATGGCCCACCAGTGCAGTCCCCGGCAGTGGATGCAGTTGGAAGTAGAGTTGCTGTCTTCTCTGGCCACCCAGTTGGCGATCGCCATCAAGCAAGCAGAACTCTACCAGCAGTTGCAAGCGGCCAACCTCAAGTTAGAGCGCTTGGCAACTTTAGACGAACTCACGCAGCTAGCAAACCGCCGCCGATTCGATCAGTATTTAGAAATGGAATGGCGCAGACAAGCCCGGGAACAAACGCCTCTGTCCCTGATTCTCTGCGATATTGATTCTTTTAAAAGTTACAACGATACCTACGGGCACCCAGGGGGAGACGAATGTTTGCGGCAAGTCGCTGCGGCGATAGGCAATGCAGTCAGTCGCCCCGCCGATTTAGTAGCTCGCTACGGAGGCGAAGAATTTGCCGTTATTTTGCCAAATACCGCGATTCAAGGCGCCGTGATGGTAGCCGAACACATACAGCTTAAAATCGCAGCTTTGCAGCTTCCTCACGCTGGTTCCCAAGTGAGCCCGTACGTCACGATGAGTCTGGGCGTAGCGAGTATTGTTCCTGCATCTGAATCGGGAGCCGAAATTCTGATTGCCGCAGCCGACCAAGCGCTTTATCAAGCTAAACGACTTGGGCGCGCTCGTATCCAACTTTACCAGCCTGATCCTGCTGGCAAGGCGAATGGGACAGGCACTTCGATACTTCCTGTAGATTTTTCTATACCCAATACTAATTTACCCTCTCCCACTAGCGCTTGA
- a CDS encoding response regulator has translation MTSILVVEDSWLTRRVICKILRAEGYETWEASSGPEALEQLGTKTPNCMLLDLLMPEMEGREVLQAMRDRGYKIPVIVITADIQASTRSECMELGAMAVIHKMPNSEELIGWIKKALSVSEESTQ, from the coding sequence GTGACATCAATTCTCGTTGTCGAAGATTCGTGGTTGACTCGCAGGGTGATCTGCAAAATCTTGCGAGCAGAAGGATACGAGACTTGGGAAGCATCCAGCGGCCCAGAAGCTCTAGAACAGCTCGGCACTAAAACCCCAAACTGTATGCTCTTAGATCTGCTGATGCCAGAAATGGAAGGTCGCGAAGTCCTGCAAGCCATGCGCGATCGAGGATATAAAATTCCAGTAATCGTAATTACCGCAGACATCCAAGCCAGCACCCGCTCCGAGTGCATGGAACTCGGAGCCATGGCAGTCATTCACAAAATGCCCAACTCCGAGGAACTAATCGGGTGGATCAAAAAAGCTCTCAGTGTCAGCGAGGAGAGCACCCAATGA
- the rplT gene encoding 50S ribosomal protein L20 encodes MTRVKRGNVARARRKKILKLAKGFRGAQSKQFRTANQRVMQALRNGYRDRKKRKRDFRRLWIARINAASRQHGTSYSRLIGNMKKANIEINRKMLAQMAIIDPATFGKVVEMANRAGA; translated from the coding sequence ATGACACGGGTAAAACGCGGTAATGTCGCCAGAGCGCGCCGCAAAAAAATTCTCAAATTAGCCAAGGGTTTCCGAGGCGCACAGTCGAAACAGTTCCGCACAGCTAACCAACGGGTGATGCAGGCCCTGCGTAACGGTTATCGCGATCGCAAAAAACGCAAGCGCGATTTCCGCCGCCTGTGGATTGCTCGGATCAATGCTGCATCGCGCCAGCACGGCACGAGCTACAGCAGACTGATCGGCAACATGAAAAAAGCCAATATCGAAATCAACCGCAAAATGCTGGCACAAATGGCGATCATTGACCCCGCAACATTCGGTAAAGTCGTGGAAATGGCTAATCGAGCCGGAGCCTGA
- a CDS encoding helix-turn-helix domain-containing protein: MASSNDRFPEAARDWDLETLYTDLASAKGKRLTPTEKQHLRGLLCGYSPAEIAERLSKNPKGIAVDFCNTLYQYVKNLVGKADEKVENWRKICEWLEDAGYKTQPSPEPESGDCLSAKIIIKKANVVLDKNQIIVDINLRIVASSPSEIPIIEKFDINGNGAN, from the coding sequence ATGGCATCCTCTAACGATCGCTTCCCCGAAGCTGCCCGGGACTGGGACTTAGAAACCCTCTACACAGACCTAGCATCCGCCAAGGGAAAGCGGCTCACGCCCACAGAGAAACAACATCTACGGGGTCTACTCTGCGGCTACAGTCCCGCCGAAATTGCCGAAAGGCTCAGTAAAAACCCCAAGGGAATTGCGGTGGATTTCTGTAATACTTTATACCAGTATGTAAAAAATCTTGTAGGTAAAGCTGATGAAAAGGTAGAAAACTGGAGGAAGATTTGTGAATGGCTGGAGGACGCAGGATATAAAACTCAGCCGTCTCCCGAACCTGAGTCAGGCGATTGTTTATCGGCAAAAATTATAATAAAAAAAGCAAATGTAGTTCTTGATAAAAATCAAATCATAGTTGATATAAACCTGCGAATCGTAGCTTCCTCACCTTCAGAAATTCCCATTATAGAAAAGTTTGATATCAATGGCAATGGTGCAAACTAA
- a CDS encoding FkbM family methyltransferase, whose translation MLVHKLQQLRQRQIRAKKLGIKFNRVASFQLPEQLIVQGKLHRVNVPAEKGMDGEFIEVLLDDCYGVEQLSESLMTIIDIGANVGLFPIAARNRFPQAVIHAYEANPYLENYLKHQSQIANFTYFMEAVGNRDGKVVLDIREVSGKTRSIVSESGEIPMVSFRRAIERIGGSVDLAKVDCEGAEWLLFEDRDTWQLVQNLSLEYHLWSGHTHAETRQIIENLGFRVGKQIPIDKWYGSILASRTCNPSAYSRC comes from the coding sequence ATGCTTGTCCATAAACTTCAGCAACTCCGGCAGCGCCAAATTCGAGCCAAAAAGTTAGGGATTAAATTTAACAGAGTTGCTAGCTTTCAATTGCCAGAACAATTAATTGTGCAAGGAAAACTGCATCGAGTAAACGTGCCTGCAGAGAAAGGCATGGACGGAGAATTTATAGAAGTGCTTTTAGACGACTGCTACGGAGTCGAGCAATTATCTGAATCGCTGATGACAATTATTGATATTGGAGCCAATGTGGGCTTATTTCCGATTGCTGCGAGGAACAGGTTTCCCCAGGCCGTAATTCACGCCTACGAAGCTAATCCATACCTAGAAAATTACCTCAAACATCAATCTCAAATCGCAAATTTTACATATTTTATGGAAGCAGTAGGAAACCGAGATGGTAAAGTAGTCCTCGACATTCGGGAAGTTTCGGGAAAAACCAGATCGATAGTTAGCGAAAGCGGCGAAATACCAATGGTATCATTTCGCAGAGCGATCGAGCGAATTGGTGGTAGCGTCGATTTAGCCAAAGTAGACTGCGAAGGTGCAGAATGGCTGTTATTTGAAGATCGAGATACTTGGCAACTTGTGCAAAACCTTTCTTTAGAATATCACTTGTGGTCTGGTCACACTCACGCGGAAACCCGACAAATTATTGAAAACTTAGGATTTCGGGTCGGAAAGCAAATACCAATAGATAAATGGTACGGCTCGATTTTAGCATCCCGAACCTGCAACCCTTCAGCATATAGCAGATGTTGA